CACGACATAAGCGTTGATGTTCATCCGGGGCAACGGCGGCGCACCGCGCTTTTCGAGCAATGCTTCTGCCCTGGCCGCATCGATGCCGTCAAGCAACTCGAACGAAACATCGAGATAGCCATCACTGAGCATGGTGACGGTCATGTCGCCGACCTTCTTCCTGTTGATGGCCGGTGCCTGGAACGCTACTTGGGAACGCATGGTTATCTCGCAGTTGTTCTGGGGGAGGAGAGCTTCTGTTAAAGCGTTACAACGATCTTGCCGACCTGGTTGCCGGCTTCCATGTATCGGTGGGCGTCGGCAATTTCATCGAAGCGGAATACACGGTCGATGACGGGACGCAATGCTTTCGAGGACAACCCTTTGGAGATAAACGCTTTGGCCTGCTCGAGCTTCTTTTCGTCGGTAGTTATCTCGAACAGTTCGTATCCTTGAATGACAATGTGCTTGCTCAGGAGGTCCATGACCGGCACCGGAATATCGCGTGAATCGAGCGCTCCGTACTGGTAGTAGATACCGTCGTGGGACATCGCGCGGATGATATCCCGGGCGTTCGGACCGCCGACCGGGTCAAAGACGATGCGCGCCCCCCTGGAACCAGACGCACGCATGATGTAACCGGTCAGGTCCGGCTCGCCGCTCAGGACGACGTGGTCAGCACCGCTTGCACGCAGGGTCGCTTCCTTCTCCTTGCTGCGGGTGAGAGCGATGGTGGTGGCGCCCACCATCTTCGCGATCTGGATTGCCGCGAGCCCGACGCTGCTGGTTGCAGCGCCGATGACCACGGTATCGCTGCTACTCAACTTGCCGTAGTTGATCAGTGCGCCGTATGCCGTGACGAACATCATCCATGTGGCCGCGGCCTCTTCGTGCGTTACTCCTGCCGGATTCTTCACGACTGCGTGGACAGGGGCGTTAACGATTTCCCCGTACATGCCGTATTCGGCGAATGAAAACGCCGGAATGACGCTGACCGGGTCGCCGACGGAGAACTCGTTGACGCCGGCGCCCACAGCGATGACTTCGCCGGAAGCCTCATAGCCGAGCCCGGCCGGAAACTGCGGTTCGATGACGTATTGGCCGGTGCGATACATCACTTCGGCACGGTTGATACCCAGGGCCTTGACCCGAATCTGAACTTCCCTGGACTGAGGCGCGGTTACTTCGAGGTCGTCGAACTGAAGCACCTCAGGGCCACCGGTTTGATGAAAGCGAACTACCTTGGACATGATTTGACCTCAAGAGCGCCGTGAACTTCGTTGCCGGTGTTTTGCAACGGGCGGATGACTGGCACTTTAGGTCCGGGAGAGGTCCAGATAAACGAATTCGCACGCAACTGACTGTTGCCTTGCAGGGTAACAATCTCCCAACCGGGGTGAACAGACCTTAGGGCACGAGCCAGGTCTGATTTATCGTGACGAGTTCCTCGGCAAGCCATTGAGAGAAAAGCCTGACGCGAGGCGAGACGTA
The genomic region above belongs to Paraburkholderia sp. HP33-1 and contains:
- a CDS encoding zinc-dependent alcohol dehydrogenase family protein, whose product is MSKVVRFHQTGGPEVLQFDDLEVTAPQSREVQIRVKALGINRAEVMYRTGQYVIEPQFPAGLGYEASGEVIAVGAGVNEFSVGDPVSVIPAFSFAEYGMYGEIVNAPVHAVVKNPAGVTHEEAAATWMMFVTAYGALINYGKLSSSDTVVIGAATSSVGLAAIQIAKMVGATTIALTRSKEKEATLRASGADHVVLSGEPDLTGYIMRASGSRGARIVFDPVGGPNARDIIRAMSHDGIYYQYGALDSRDIPVPVMDLLSKHIVIQGYELFEITTDEKKLEQAKAFISKGLSSKALRPVIDRVFRFDEIADAHRYMEAGNQVGKIVVTL